CAGGTTTTTGTCGATAGTTCTAATCCAACAAGTTTTAGACTTCAACTTGAGCATTTGGAGGGTTCCTATAGATTGACAAACTCATTTTTTGCAATGCTTGAATAAATGAAACTTTTTTGTACTGGAATCGTAAATAGTAGAAGATAAATCGCAGGGGGTAAATCAATATGTCTGAATTCAACAATGACCTATTAAAATCGAAAGATCCATTCGCATCAGAAAATCCATTATTACAGCCTAATCCATTGGCAAAAGTGGAGCAAGAGCAAAAACCAGTACTTGTTTCTGAGCAAGAGCTATCTCAAATTGCTCAAAATCAGTTGGCATTAAAGCAAGATCCTGAGGTTCATGCATTAGCACAAAAAATTGATGTAAAAGATCAAATTGCAATGCTAGAGCTTGGAAAAGAAACAGCGAATGGCATTTCTACTTTTTCAGATAAAATGCTTGCATCAATGAAAACGAGTAAGCTTGAGGAATCAAGTGTATTATTAAATAACTTAAATCGGATTATGGATAAATTCGATCCTCAAGATTTTGCGGAGGACAAAAAGGGAGGCTTCCTATCAAGGCTATTTACAAAAGGAAAGGAACAATTAGAAAAGTTTCTATCCAAATATGACAGCATGAATAAGGAAGTTGATGTGATCTATCGTGAGATTCAAAAATATGAAGTTGAGATGAAAAGGAATACGGTTGATCTTGAAAATCTTTATGATCAAAATTTAGACTACTTCCAAACGTTGAGTAAGTTTGTTGCCGCGATTGAAGTAAGAACTGACGAAGTACGTGCGTCATTACCAGCGCTTGAACAAAAAGCTCAAACTGGTGATCAATTAGCAGCAATGGAATATGAAACATTGCTCCGTGCTGTGGAGTTACTTGAGCAACGTCGTTATGATCTAGAAATGGCACAGCAAGTTTCATTCCAGTCTGCTCCACAAATTCGATTGATGCAGCAAGGGAATAACCATTTAATTGCTAAAATTAACTCTGCGTTCGTTACAACAATACCGATCTTTAAGCAAGGACTTATTCATGCTGTAACGTTAAAACGCCAAAAGCTTATTTCAGATTCAATGAGTGAACTGGACCGTCGTACAAATGAAATGCTTGTGAGAAATGCAGAGAATATTAGTAAAAATAGTGTTAATATCGCACGTTCTGCAGGTAGCCCAAGCATAAAAATTGAAACTATTGAAACAACATGGCAAACAATTATGGCTGGTATTCAAGAAACAAAACAAATTCAAGCGGAGACAGCGAGAAATCGTGAGGAAGGCCGAAAACGTATTGAACGCCTACAGCTTGAATATGAAAAACTGAAAAAAATGTAACCTTAAAGCTTCTTGCATACTGCAAGAAGCTTTTTCTTGCGCAAGATATTTAACTTTTTTCAGCAAATGTTTTTTTGTATCGAAAGCATAGCGGTAGATGTTTTATGCGCGTAAGCGTAGCGGCAGCAGATACAGAAGTCTCCCATCTCAATAGGTGGTGAGCTGAATACGAATTTAAGCTACTTTTCAGATTTCTCCTGGATTTGTCTTTGACAAAAAAGAAAATAGTGATTATGATTAAATGAATGAGAATGATTATCAATAGAGAAAGTGTGTGGATAGATGGTTATTACAGCAATACCATTACACGAAGATTTTAGTAGTGGAGTGAAGAAACGATAATGGGCAAAGTAAATGCAATTGGATTGTCTTGTGAAACATTAAAAGATGGGGCACTTGCCATTAATATGACGGAAACGCTTATACTCGTATCACAAAATCGCTATCAGGGATTAATGCATTTAGAAGAGCTGTATAATGCCATGCATGTTGATATAGATGAGAAACATCATATTTTAGAGCAGGAGCGAAAACTATTAAAAAAACAAAATTTACAGCTGGCGGAAGATGTGCAAAAATTAAAGCAGCAAAATGTGGTATTACAAAAGAAGTTGACTGAATATAATTGTGCAGTTGATGAGCTGAAGGAGCTTCGCAGACAAAATACTGAGCTACTTTTTGAGTTAAGTAAATACACTGCATTGTCGAGAGAGTCACTTTCAGGTCCTCTCAAATCAATGATTCGTGATATGCGGGAGCAGGGTGTAGGTATTAAGGAAATCCATATTCGTATTAAACGGCAAATTAATCCAGATATTAGCTATAGAATGGTGCGTAACTATATTTCTGAGCTTGAATCTGAGAATGATGCATAGCATCCATATAGAAAGGCTGTAAATTAAGCATTTACAGTTCCAGAGCTAAGTCCTATAATTAGTCTATTCTTTAAAAATTGCGCAAAGTCGTAATCAATTTCAACAAGAGTAGGAGAATTAGAGGCAATGTCAAATGAAAAAAAAGGGGTTTTGGCAGCGTTCTTGGCTTATGTTTTCTGGGGTGCCTTTCCTCTATATTGGAAATTACTCGAGCATGTACCGAGTATGGAAATATTATTAT
This genomic stretch from Lysinibacillus pakistanensis harbors:
- a CDS encoding toxic anion resistance protein produces the protein MSEFNNDLLKSKDPFASENPLLQPNPLAKVEQEQKPVLVSEQELSQIAQNQLALKQDPEVHALAQKIDVKDQIAMLELGKETANGISTFSDKMLASMKTSKLEESSVLLNNLNRIMDKFDPQDFAEDKKGGFLSRLFTKGKEQLEKFLSKYDSMNKEVDVIYREIQKYEVEMKRNTVDLENLYDQNLDYFQTLSKFVAAIEVRTDEVRASLPALEQKAQTGDQLAAMEYETLLRAVELLEQRRYDLEMAQQVSFQSAPQIRLMQQGNNHLIAKINSAFVTTIPIFKQGLIHAVTLKRQKLISDSMSELDRRTNEMLVRNAENISKNSVNIARSAGSPSIKIETIETTWQTIMAGIQETKQIQAETARNREEGRKRIERLQLEYEKLKKM